tgcaataaaatgcaaattaattacttaaaaatcatgcaatgtgattttctggatttttgttttagattccgtctctacacagttgaagtgtacctatgataaaaaaattacagacctctacatgctttgtaagtaggaaaacctgcaaaatcagcagtgtatcaaatacttgttctcccactgtatgtatatatatatatatatatatatatatatttttttttttttttttttttactgctcttAGGGATGTAATTTACTATTTTGTATAGATTTTTACCTTACATTTTCTttatataaatgttttattttttactctttatgcaatcccataagggatgggttgACATTTGGAGATATTACacatgaaaataaaatgtaattcctTCATTCATGTTGTTTTTTTATAACTTTGGAATTATAAAAAtaaagttaaaaaaaacaatCTAAAACCACCCCTCTGTTTCCCACAGAACCGGTTGCCTATCATGAAGAACAACAGCCGGAGGTGGCCACTCCTCAAAGCTCCGAGAGGCAGCTGAGAACTCCTCAGAGAAACTCCCGGAGGCAAAGTCCCAGGACGCGTTCTAGTGTTCTAAAAGAACAAGAGAGGGGCTTTTCTCCCGTGTCTGGTTCTGGGGAGGAGAGCGACAAGGAGGCCTCCCCACCGAAAAGGAGCAGCTCCAAAAACACAAGAACAAAGTCTCCATCAAAGGATTGTGGTGACTGTTCCGGGGCCGAGCCTGGTGAACAGCTAGAGGAGAGCACAAAAAGAAAATGTAAATATAGCAACTCAAAAAAGAAAAGGACCAATATTCGCTGCAAAGAGAAGGATGATGACAATTTGTCAGATGAACAAACCGTGGTGGCTTCCCCCAGAGAAAGGAGGAGGCAATGTAGTGACTTCGATGTATTTGAAGCGGAGACTGAAAAATATAATACGGAGTCTGAGCCTGAGGTGGAGGATGTTGTGGAGGAGGAGACTGAAGTGGCCTCTGCTTCTAAGAGGAGGAAGCAGcgcagcccccccaaaaaaactacgCCTCGTGGAGAGGACAAAGCTGAAAGTGATCATTATGAATTGGGAGAACAGGCTGAAGAAACTCCCCCTAGAAAAAAACGTAGCCAGTCTAAAAAGGTAAGAACCAGGACTCCCTCTGAAGACGTGGTGGAAGTTGAAAGTGCCCACTTCAAGACGGAAGAACACGCTGACGACACGACCCTCAGAAAAAGACAGAGGAGGTCTAAGAAATCTAAAAAGAAGAGCTCCAAGAGTCCTCCCAAGGAGGCCAGCGACACAGAGAGTGATGGTGAATCAGGCAAACATATTTCCAAGACCTGGCCCAAGGACTTCCACAAAGAAGAGCGTGACCAAGATGCCAAGACTCTGTCTAAGGACCTAAGTGAGCAGAGTGACCAAGGCTCCCAGACTGAGTCTAAAGACTTAAGTGAAGAGGAGTGGCACTGTTCTGACCATTCAGAGAAGGAGACTGAACACGAGGTGTTACctgcaaagagaaagagaggacccaAGAGCAAGAAGACAATAAAGTCAGATTCTGAAAACGTCACCATTAAAAAGAAAGGCAAA
The Oncorhynchus mykiss isolate Arlee chromosome 31, USDA_OmykA_1.1, whole genome shotgun sequence genome window above contains:
- the LOC110505043 gene encoding zinc finger protein 37 homolog; translated protein: MGEQVEWKFMKLYLTDIVNTISKKSATRRSKRKPVAYHEEQQPEVATPQSSERQLRTPQRNSRRQSPRTRSSVLKEQERGFSPVSGSGEESDKEASPPKRSSSKNTRTKSPSKDCGDCSGAEPGEQLEESTKRKCKYSNSKKKRTNIRCKEKDDDNLSDEQTVVASPRERRRQCSDFDVFEAETEKYNTESEPEVEDVVEEETEVASASKRRKQRSPPKKTTPRGEDKAESDHYELGEQAEETPPRKKRSQSKKVRTRTPSEDVVEVESAHFKTEEHADDTTLRKRQRRSKKSKKKSSKSPPKEASDTESDGESGKHISKTWPKDFHKEERDQDAKTLSKDLSEQSDQGSQTESKDLSEEEWHCSDHSEKETEHEVLPAKRKRGPKSKKTIKSDSENVTIKKKGKKQGAMGLKAPRIRFTPPIEKRIRVKTLHICSFCEKVLPNRAALSRHLQRHTGEKPYHCEECGKDYGSKTTLKIHNMQVHHKGTKDFICNECDQQFTHLTYLKRHMYSHTDKEKRPHLCNVCGKHFIQKSHLDRHKMIHTGEKPFSCEHCAMAFNRPEYLRMHLKLHVLGSEGPNLAEQEKTKCTECNKSFVNPKYLNIHMRMHTGERPYKCEHCAKSFTQTSILNAHRRTHTGEKPHKCKSCGSCFTRRKYLDDHIGRKHGSLQQMKEQEDEQ